From bacterium, one genomic window encodes:
- the hemB gene encoding porphobilinogen synthase, whose translation MYFPQTRLRRLRQNRAFRRMVRETKVSPENLIMPYFVVSGENIRKEIKSLPGQFHLSIDELLKEIDELENLGISGIILFGIPEKKDKEGSGAYSDSGIIQRACRELKKKVKDLLIITDVCLCEYREDGHCGIVEDGKIDNDNTIEVLAKIAISQARAGSDMVAPSDMMDGRVGAIRNALDNEGYKDIPIMSYSAKYSSSLYSPFRNAANCAPSFGDRTTYQMDYSNKYEVLREIEQDIEEGVDIVMVKPALFYLDVISLVNERFNVPLCAFSVSGEYAMIKTASQGGFIDEKRVVDEALTSIKRAGANIIITYFAKEYAKNLVSKIS comes from the coding sequence GCAGAATAGGGCATTTCGTAGGATGGTAAGGGAAACAAAGGTAAGTCCAGAAAACCTCATAATGCCATATTTTGTTGTCTCTGGAGAAAATATAAGGAAAGAGATAAAATCCCTTCCTGGTCAATTTCATTTATCTATTGATGAGCTTTTAAAAGAGATAGATGAATTGGAAAATTTGGGCATATCTGGCATTATCCTCTTTGGAATCCCAGAGAAAAAGGATAAAGAGGGAAGTGGAGCATATTCAGATTCTGGAATAATCCAAAGGGCTTGTAGGGAATTGAAAAAGAAAGTAAAGGATTTGCTTATAATAACAGATGTCTGCCTTTGTGAATATAGAGAAGATGGGCATTGTGGCATTGTTGAAGATGGTAAAATAGATAATGACAACACCATTGAGGTGTTGGCAAAGATTGCAATCTCTCAGGCAAGGGCAGGTTCAGATATGGTAGCACCCTCTGATATGATGGATGGAAGGGTAGGGGCGATAAGAAATGCTTTGGATAATGAAGGATATAAGGATATTCCTATTATGTCCTATTCGGCAAAATATAGCTCATCTTTATACTCTCCATTTAGAAATGCGGCAAATTGCGCTCCATCCTTTGGCGATAGGACAACATATCAGATGGATTATTCAAACAAATATGAGGTTTTAAGAGAGATAGAGCAAGACATTGAGGAAGGGGTAGATATTGTTATGGTAAAGCCAGCCCTTTTTTATTTGGATGTAATTTCTCTTGTAAATGAAAGATTTAATGTGCCCCTTTGTGCCTTCTCTGTCTCTGGAGAATATGCTATGATAAAGACAGCATCTCAAGGTGGATTTATTGATGAAAAAAGGGTTGTTGATGAAGCATTAACATCTATAAAGAGGGCTGGTGCTAACATAATAATTACATATTTTGCCAAAGAATATGCAAAAAACCTTGTTAGCAAAATAAGCTAA